In Dehalococcoidia bacterium, one DNA window encodes the following:
- a CDS encoding ATP phosphoribosyltransferase regulatory subunit: protein MRDLLPDEMARYRRAEEAFGRVCRAWGYSEIRTPTIEFLHLFTAAGTLSPQMLERTYSFLDWDGWSGERVVLRPDATIPAARLYVENLSPGDVARFFYSQSVFRFSTGDESREDWQCGVELIGDLGLAGDIELVLLGRAALAEMGLKRAQVGLSHAGLVRTVLAAASLSPEQQVACYDRLLDGDLTVLEEIEARLPDLKAPLHLLFDVEGGKAPYLANLRAAFLSALPGLERPLDDLAKITDVLERAGCEYEIETTLVRSFEYYTGPVFEFRVDGKRIGGGGRYDDLIALVGGRSVPASGFALGLDAVAARIDGPVRTEQSEAWVVKADSDGPEVLAAVFAAVERLRQEGRRAVVGAPSGEQEPARWELAISQPAGPLVYELRDTKSGSEARYGALEDALRWQEERR from the coding sequence ATGCGAGACCTTCTGCCGGATGAGATGGCGCGCTACCGCCGTGCCGAAGAGGCCTTCGGCCGCGTCTGCCGGGCGTGGGGCTACTCGGAGATACGGACCCCTACCATCGAATTCCTGCACCTCTTCACCGCCGCCGGCACCCTCTCGCCGCAGATGCTCGAACGCACCTACTCGTTCCTCGACTGGGACGGCTGGAGCGGTGAGCGCGTGGTCCTCAGGCCGGACGCGACGATCCCGGCGGCCCGCCTCTACGTAGAGAACCTTTCTCCCGGCGACGTTGCCCGCTTCTTCTACAGCCAGAGCGTCTTCCGCTTCTCCACAGGGGACGAGAGCCGCGAGGACTGGCAGTGCGGAGTGGAGCTTATCGGCGATCTGGGGCTGGCGGGCGATATCGAGTTGGTGCTTCTCGGACGGGCCGCGCTCGCCGAAATGGGGCTGAAGCGGGCGCAGGTGGGGCTTTCGCACGCGGGTCTCGTCAGGACAGTGCTGGCAGCGGCATCGCTATCACCGGAACAGCAGGTGGCCTGCTACGACCGCCTCCTCGACGGCGACTTGACGGTGTTGGAAGAGATAGAGGCGAGGCTGCCCGACCTGAAGGCGCCCCTGCATCTCCTGTTTGACGTGGAGGGCGGCAAGGCCCCCTACCTCGCCAATCTGCGGGCAGCGTTCCTCTCCGCGTTGCCTGGCCTCGAAAGGCCGCTCGATGACCTGGCGAAGATAACCGATGTGCTGGAGCGCGCCGGCTGTGAGTACGAGATCGAGACGACGCTTGTACGGAGCTTCGAGTACTATACGGGCCCGGTCTTCGAGTTCAGGGTGGACGGAAAGCGCATCGGCGGCGGCGGCCGCTACGACGATCTCATCGCCCTCGTCGGCGGCAGATCGGTGCCCGCCTCCGGCTTCGCCCTCGGCCTCGACGCAGTCGCCGCCAGAATCGATGGGCCCGTAAGGACTGAGCAAAGCGAGGCATGGGTCGTGAAGGCGGACAGCGATGGCCCGGAGGTGCTGGCCGCCGTCTTCGCCGCCGTCGAGCGGCTGCGGCAGGAGGGGCGCCGGGCGGTGGTAGGGGCGCCCTCCGGCGAGCAGGAACCCGCGCGCTGGGAGCTGGCAATATCGCAGCCGGCCGGGCCTCTCGTCTACGAGCTGCGGGACACGAAGAGCGGCAGCGAGGCGCGGTACGGCGCTCTCGAAGATGCGCTGCGCTGGCAGGAGGAGCGGCGATGA
- a CDS encoding nodulation protein NfeD: MKKRRRKFARSVRLLAAGALMAVALLGFACASSVDTRGAVNVLTAEGTVNPIMARYIDRGIDAAEDADATAVVVRLDTPGGLDTSMRDIVKRFNEAEVPVIVYVWPSGARAASAGTFITMAAHVAAMAPNTTIGAAHPVGAGGEDIEGTLGDKVTNEAAEYIRGIAQLRGRNADWAEDAVRRSIAANENEALEENVIDIVADNLDDLLEQADGLTVRPASGETTVRTVGVPVVHNDMTLIERFLSIISDPNIAFILLSLGMLGVFFELLNPGALFPGVLGAIALLLGFFSLGTLPINWAGVFLIVLAFVLFVAEIAVAGFGILGVGGVISLILGGLLLTSTSNPEFQVSRWLIFGMAAVIGVFFLTTIGALVRARRQPVALGPQTLVGRQAVARSPLDPSGIVFLEGERWTAVSVGGRVEEGETVEVVGMEGIRLRVRPVQKE; encoded by the coding sequence ATGAAGAAGCGAAGACGCAAGTTTGCACGCTCTGTGCGCCTTCTCGCCGCCGGCGCGCTCATGGCGGTAGCTCTCCTCGGCTTTGCTTGCGCCTCGTCCGTCGATACGCGGGGCGCAGTCAACGTCCTGACAGCGGAAGGGACGGTCAACCCGATCATGGCGCGCTACATCGACCGCGGCATCGACGCCGCCGAGGACGCCGACGCTACCGCCGTTGTCGTCCGGCTCGACACTCCTGGGGGGCTGGACACTTCAATGCGGGACATCGTCAAGCGCTTCAACGAGGCGGAGGTCCCCGTCATCGTCTACGTCTGGCCCTCCGGCGCGCGGGCGGCCTCCGCGGGCACCTTCATTACGATGGCAGCGCACGTTGCAGCGATGGCCCCGAACACCACCATCGGCGCTGCCCATCCTGTCGGCGCGGGCGGCGAGGACATCGAAGGGACGCTTGGCGACAAGGTGACAAACGAGGCGGCGGAGTACATCCGCGGCATCGCGCAACTGCGCGGCCGCAACGCCGACTGGGCGGAGGACGCCGTTCGCCGCAGTATCGCCGCCAACGAGAACGAGGCGCTGGAGGAGAATGTGATCGACATCGTCGCCGACAACCTGGACGATCTCCTCGAGCAAGCAGACGGCCTGACGGTGCGGCCGGCATCGGGAGAGACGACGGTGCGCACGGTCGGCGTTCCCGTCGTCCACAACGACATGACCCTGATCGAGCGCTTCCTTTCCATCATCAGCGACCCGAACATTGCCTTCATACTGCTGAGTCTGGGCATGTTGGGCGTCTTCTTCGAGCTGCTGAACCCCGGCGCCCTCTTTCCGGGCGTCCTGGGCGCCATCGCCCTCCTCCTCGGCTTCTTCTCGCTGGGGACGCTGCCCATCAACTGGGCGGGCGTCTTCCTCATCGTCCTCGCGTTCGTCCTCTTCGTCGCCGAGATCGCCGTCGCGGGCTTCGGGATACTCGGCGTCGGGGGCGTCATCTCGCTGATTCTCGGCGGTCTCCTCCTGACCAGCACGAGTAACCCCGAGTTCCAGGTCTCGCGCTGGCTCATCTTCGGGATGGCCGCGGTGATCGGCGTCTTCTTCCTGACGACGATCGGCGCCCTCGTGCGCGCGCGGCGGCAACCGGTCGCTCTCGGCCCGCAGACGCTTGTCGGCAGGCAGGCGGTGGCGCGCTCGCCCCTTGACCCCAGTGGTATCGTCTTCCTGGAAGGCGAGCGCTGGACGGCCGTAAGCGTAGGCGGGCGGGTCGAAGAGGGAGAGACGGTGGAGGTCGTCGGCATGGAGGGCATCAGGCTGAGAGTGCGCCCCGTCCAAAAGGAGTAG
- a CDS encoding slipin family protein: MTTVSVDTAAVQERTVTNWWARWFLLPLAILGSLRIVQEYERGVLFRLGRAMGVCPPGPFLIIPGVERLVKTDLRIVTMDVPSQEAITKDNVTVKVNAVVYFRIVRPWDAVLKVLDHIRATFQIAQTTLRSVLGQSSLDELLSEREQINQRLQQIIDEQTEPWGVKVSTVEVKDVELPQGMQRAMARQAEAERERRAKIINAEGEFQAAERLAQAGRIIAGTPTTLQLRFLQTLSEVASERNSTIVFPVPIDVLRAFMGDRAPEIQSPPAAPKSSEETGPAELEGGGETQ, encoded by the coding sequence ATGACAACTGTATCCGTTGACACGGCGGCTGTCCAGGAAAGGACGGTGACCAACTGGTGGGCGCGCTGGTTCCTTCTGCCGCTTGCCATCCTGGGTTCGCTGCGCATCGTGCAGGAGTATGAGCGCGGAGTGTTGTTCCGCCTAGGACGCGCCATGGGCGTCTGCCCGCCCGGGCCGTTCCTGATTATTCCCGGCGTCGAGCGCCTGGTGAAGACCGACCTTCGCATCGTGACGATGGACGTGCCCAGCCAGGAGGCGATCACCAAAGACAACGTCACTGTGAAGGTCAACGCGGTGGTCTACTTCCGCATCGTGCGGCCCTGGGACGCCGTCCTCAAGGTGCTCGACCACATACGCGCCACCTTCCAGATAGCGCAGACCACGCTGCGAAGCGTCCTCGGCCAGTCATCGCTGGACGAGCTGCTTTCCGAACGAGAGCAGATCAACCAGCGCCTGCAGCAGATCATCGACGAGCAGACCGAGCCCTGGGGGGTGAAAGTCAGCACTGTCGAGGTGAAGGACGTCGAGCTGCCGCAGGGGATGCAGCGTGCGATGGCCCGTCAGGCGGAAGCAGAGAGGGAGCGGCGGGCGAAGATCATCAACGCGGAAGGCGAGTTCCAGGCGGCGGAACGCCTGGCGCAAGCGGGACGCATAATCGCCGGCACGCCGACGACGCTGCAACTGCGCTTCCTGCAAACGCTCAGCGAGGTGGCTTCGGAGCGGAACAGCACGATCGTCTTCCCGGTGCCGATAGACGTGCTGCGCGCCTTCATGGGGGACCGCGCGCCGGAAATCCAGTCACCGCCCGCAGCGCCGAAGAGCTCGGAAGAGACAGGGCCCGCGGAACTTGAAGGCGGCGGCGAGACGCAGTAA
- a CDS encoding biotin--[acetyl-CoA-carboxylase] ligase gives MSEAFSLAALQAKLTTEFIGRTAVYQERIGSTMDVAHEEAEGGAPDGMIVVADEQTHGKGRGGRSWVSPPRSNVYVTVVLRPDAATARSLAMTVALAICEAADAVAGTRSAIKWPNDVLIGGRKVAGVLIDLRFAGDELDYALLGVGINVNFDPERYEEIAASATSLKRETGREVSREAVLATFLERLESLYVAARRGESAAGSWKERLETLGRRVTVRIGDRVEEGMAEDVDANGNLLLRRPDGSVIPLAAGDVTLEA, from the coding sequence ATGAGCGAAGCGTTCTCGCTGGCGGCGCTGCAGGCGAAGCTGACGACGGAGTTCATAGGGCGGACCGCCGTCTACCAGGAACGCATCGGGTCGACTATGGATGTCGCGCACGAGGAGGCGGAAGGCGGCGCCCCGGACGGCATGATCGTCGTCGCCGACGAGCAGACACATGGCAAGGGCCGCGGAGGACGCTCCTGGGTGTCGCCGCCGCGCAGCAACGTGTACGTCACGGTCGTGCTGCGGCCGGATGCGGCCACGGCGCGCTCGCTGGCGATGACCGTCGCGCTCGCCATATGCGAGGCGGCGGACGCGGTCGCGGGGACGCGCAGCGCCATCAAGTGGCCCAACGACGTGCTTATCGGCGGGAGGAAGGTCGCAGGCGTTCTCATCGACCTCCGGTTTGCCGGCGATGAATTGGACTACGCGCTGCTGGGCGTCGGTATCAACGTCAACTTCGATCCCGAGCGCTACGAGGAGATCGCGGCATCGGCTACCAGCCTGAAGCGGGAAACGGGCCGCGAAGTGTCGCGGGAAGCGGTGCTAGCCACCTTCCTGGAGCGGCTTGAGAGCCTGTACGTGGCGGCGCGACGGGGCGAAAGCGCAGCCGGCTCCTGGAAAGAACGGCTGGAGACGCTCGGGCGCCGCGTTACGGTGCGCATTGGCGATCGCGTCGAGGAGGGGATGGCGGAGGACGTGGACGCCAACGGCAACCTGCTGCTACGCCGCCCGGACGGCAGCGTCATCCCACTTGCCGCCGGCGACGTCACACTCGAGGCGTGA
- a CDS encoding UDP-N-acetylmuramoyl-L-alanyl-D-glutamate--2,6-diaminopimelate ligase encodes MDGNPIDWRRLFPSAEIIGAPTPTVSGIHYDSRSGVPGCVFVAVPGAMPPRSRDGHDFIGDALDRGAAVIVVQADHRPKWERIAMAGRAAFVAVPDSRRALAEVAAEYYGRPARHLTTVGVTGTDGKTTTIHLIASLLEAAGMPTGYLSSVEFKTTGAPRLNATHMTTAESPEVQSLLSQMAAAGCRTAVIEASSHGLALNRVDCCEFDVAVFTMLSSDHLDFHRSVDEYLAAKGRLFAMLDEAVDKGVPKTAVLNADDFASEYLRSRTRARALTYGLENAADVTASDVRSEGLSSVFTATCEQQRVPVRLPLAGRHNVYNALAAIAVAHALSLPLDAAAGGLSEFRGVPGRMEAVDCGQPFAVVVDIASTPDALRRLLTVLRPQTKGRLIAVFGCAGERDPGRRDGMGRAAGELADFVVLTNEDPRSEDPLAITDDIARGLTETGRREGADFVRVLDRREALAYAFGQARAGDLVLLAGKGSEQSIVVGHEHIPWDERVVARELLAEMGWRAR; translated from the coding sequence ATGGACGGCAATCCTATCGACTGGCGGCGTCTCTTCCCTTCCGCGGAGATCATCGGCGCGCCGACGCCGACCGTGAGCGGCATCCACTACGATTCGCGCAGCGGCGTCCCCGGGTGCGTCTTCGTCGCCGTGCCGGGGGCAATGCCACCCCGCAGCCGCGACGGCCATGACTTCATTGGGGACGCCCTCGACCGCGGGGCGGCCGTCATCGTCGTCCAGGCCGACCACCGCCCGAAATGGGAACGAATCGCGATGGCCGGGCGCGCGGCCTTCGTGGCCGTCCCCGATAGCCGACGCGCCCTCGCCGAAGTCGCCGCCGAGTACTACGGGCGCCCCGCGCGCCATCTCACCACCGTCGGCGTGACCGGCACCGACGGCAAGACGACCACTATCCATCTGATCGCATCGCTGCTGGAAGCCGCCGGCATGCCCACGGGCTATCTGAGCAGCGTCGAGTTCAAGACGACGGGCGCCCCCCGGCTCAACGCGACGCACATGACAACCGCAGAGTCGCCGGAGGTGCAGTCGCTGCTGTCGCAGATGGCGGCGGCGGGCTGCCGGACGGCGGTGATCGAAGCGTCCTCACACGGGCTGGCGCTGAACCGAGTCGACTGCTGCGAGTTCGATGTCGCCGTCTTCACGATGCTCAGTAGCGACCACCTCGACTTCCATCGCTCCGTCGACGAGTACCTCGCGGCAAAGGGGCGCCTCTTCGCTATGCTCGATGAGGCGGTCGACAAGGGCGTGCCAAAGACAGCCGTCCTCAATGCGGACGACTTTGCTTCGGAGTACCTGCGGTCGCGGACGCGGGCACGCGCGCTCACGTACGGCCTGGAAAACGCGGCGGACGTCACCGCAAGCGACGTTCGCTCCGAAGGGCTGTCCTCTGTCTTTACGGCGACCTGCGAGCAGCAGCGCGTTCCCGTTCGCCTTCCGCTCGCGGGGCGGCACAACGTCTACAACGCGCTCGCCGCCATCGCCGTCGCTCACGCCCTCAGCCTCCCACTCGATGCCGCAGCCGGCGGTCTGTCTGAATTCCGAGGTGTCCCCGGCCGCATGGAGGCTGTCGACTGCGGGCAGCCGTTCGCGGTCGTCGTCGATATCGCATCGACGCCCGACGCCCTGCGGCGGTTGCTGACGGTGCTGCGCCCGCAGACGAAGGGGCGGCTGATCGCGGTGTTCGGGTGCGCAGGCGAGCGCGATCCCGGACGCCGCGACGGCATGGGCCGCGCCGCCGGCGAGCTGGCCGACTTCGTTGTGCTGACGAACGAGGACCCCCGCAGCGAAGACCCGCTGGCGATAACCGACGATATCGCGCGGGGGCTGACTGAGACAGGACGGCGAGAGGGCGCCGATTTCGTGCGCGTCCTTGACCGGCGGGAGGCACTGGCGTACGCATTCGGGCAGGCAAGAGCGGGCGACCTCGTGCTGCTGGCGGGGAAGGGCAGCGAGCAGTCCATCGTCGTGGGGCACGAGCATATCCCGTGGGACGAGCGGGTCGTGGCGCGGGAGCTGCTTGCCGAGATGGGCTGGCGAGCGCGATGA
- a CDS encoding DNA translocase FtsK, with amino-acid sequence MAKASTKPQTGGARARTGAALPRGGGARLRPVGRRRQRSSFPRTVASIVFRRETLGVAFLVTAIVAIPWLVPITTSLSELRDGVVEALGLHVFLLIALLALLGWLIIRGALFTSFRYYWRVWLAAALIAAFAIGLLGFWRPDWQLGGTSLSEKTAGGDLGHILAGDWLGILVWLGLGFAAVSTVMPHTVARGLRNSPRLAVIVWRWRIPQRMWGASRAIVDMLFPTKPEPEPPAPLSMETLMWARTAAPPLEEAAAPAPAAGEGTPAQEEAAAQQPWQPSLPLDVEPAVEEKAQPAWGPGGEGWQLPPIDVLAVAGPDTGEKPDNAARARLIVETLASFGVDAEVVQINEGPAVTQFGVEPGWEVKTRTVQERDAQGRPVFDRNGQPKMKTEEVSRTRVRVSQITSLANDLALALASPSIRIEAPVPGQPVVGIEVPNITTSLVSLRSVIESTAFQRLAGRSKLAIALGKSVSGEPVVADLSKMPHLLIAGATGSGKSVCINSLITCLLMHSTPDEVRLVMIDPKRVELAAFAHIPHLAFSSIVVDLDKVVGTLQAVIHEMESRYRRFASLAVRNIEAYNRHPRCPGRLPYWVVIIDELADLMMAAPYEVERQICRLAQLARATGIHLIVATQRPSVDVVTGLIKANFPTRIAFAVSSQVDSRTILDGAGAEKLLGRGDMLYQPTDAAKPKRLQGVYVSDQEIERLVKFWTQERFRELQRQMYDHLIEEARPEVDELFGADDPLYERAKDLAMEHTRISTSLLQRRLRIGYPRAARLMDMLEEKGIVGEAEGGSSRKVLARAEDDADG; translated from the coding sequence ATGGCGAAGGCGAGCACGAAACCGCAGACGGGAGGCGCACGGGCCAGGACGGGAGCGGCCCTGCCCAGGGGAGGAGGCGCGCGGTTGCGTCCCGTGGGGCGCCGCCGCCAGCGCTCATCCTTCCCGAGAACGGTCGCGAGCATCGTCTTCCGGCGCGAGACCCTGGGGGTCGCCTTTCTCGTTACCGCCATCGTCGCCATCCCCTGGCTGGTCCCAATCACCACCAGCCTTTCCGAACTCCGCGACGGTGTGGTCGAGGCGCTGGGGCTGCACGTCTTTCTTCTGATAGCGCTTCTGGCGCTGCTCGGCTGGCTTATCATTCGCGGGGCCCTCTTCACATCGTTCCGGTACTATTGGCGCGTGTGGCTGGCCGCCGCTCTCATCGCCGCGTTCGCCATTGGGCTGCTCGGCTTCTGGCGTCCCGACTGGCAGCTGGGCGGCACATCGCTTTCGGAAAAGACGGCCGGCGGCGATCTGGGGCACATCCTCGCCGGCGACTGGCTCGGCATCCTGGTGTGGCTGGGGCTGGGGTTCGCAGCCGTATCGACGGTCATGCCGCACACGGTGGCGCGCGGCCTGCGGAACAGCCCTCGTCTGGCGGTCATCGTCTGGCGATGGCGTATCCCGCAGCGGATGTGGGGGGCTTCGCGGGCAATCGTCGACATGCTGTTCCCCACGAAGCCGGAGCCGGAGCCGCCGGCGCCCCTTTCGATGGAGACGTTGATGTGGGCGCGGACGGCGGCGCCGCCCCTGGAGGAAGCCGCTGCCCCAGCGCCCGCGGCCGGAGAAGGCACGCCGGCCCAGGAGGAAGCGGCGGCCCAGCAGCCCTGGCAACCGTCGCTGCCGCTCGACGTGGAGCCGGCGGTCGAAGAGAAAGCGCAGCCGGCGTGGGGGCCAGGAGGTGAAGGCTGGCAACTCCCGCCCATCGACGTCCTCGCTGTGGCTGGGCCGGACACGGGGGAAAAGCCGGACAACGCCGCCCGCGCGCGCCTCATCGTCGAGACGTTGGCCAGCTTTGGCGTCGATGCGGAAGTCGTCCAGATAAACGAGGGGCCTGCCGTCACTCAGTTCGGCGTCGAGCCCGGATGGGAGGTCAAGACGCGGACGGTGCAGGAGCGCGACGCTCAGGGCCGCCCCGTCTTCGACCGGAACGGTCAGCCGAAGATGAAGACGGAGGAGGTATCGCGGACGCGGGTGCGGGTGAGTCAGATTACTTCCCTCGCCAACGACCTGGCGCTCGCGCTGGCCAGCCCGTCGATCCGCATTGAGGCGCCGGTGCCGGGGCAGCCTGTGGTCGGCATCGAGGTACCGAACATCACGACGTCGTTGGTCAGCCTGCGGAGCGTGATCGAAAGCACGGCGTTCCAGCGGCTGGCGGGGCGCTCGAAGCTGGCCATAGCGTTGGGGAAGAGCGTCTCGGGTGAGCCTGTCGTCGCCGACCTCAGCAAGATGCCGCACCTTCTCATCGCGGGAGCGACGGGCAGCGGCAAGAGCGTCTGCATCAACTCCCTCATCACCTGCCTGCTGATGCATTCCACGCCTGATGAGGTGCGGCTGGTGATGATCGACCCCAAGCGGGTAGAGCTGGCGGCTTTCGCGCACATACCGCATCTCGCCTTCTCGTCCATCGTCGTCGATCTCGACAAGGTGGTGGGGACGTTGCAGGCGGTAATCCACGAGATGGAGAGCCGCTACCGCCGCTTCGCGTCCCTGGCGGTGCGCAACATCGAAGCGTACAACCGTCACCCGCGCTGCCCGGGAAGGCTGCCGTACTGGGTGGTGATTATCGACGAGCTGGCCGACCTCATGATGGCCGCCCCTTACGAAGTGGAGCGTCAGATCTGTCGGCTGGCGCAGCTTGCCCGCGCGACGGGCATCCACCTCATCGTCGCCACGCAGCGGCCGTCGGTGGACGTCGTGACCGGCCTTATCAAGGCCAACTTTCCCACGCGCATCGCCTTCGCCGTGTCATCGCAGGTGGACTCGCGCACAATCCTCGACGGCGCCGGCGCCGAGAAGCTGCTTGGCCGCGGTGACATGCTCTATCAGCCCACGGACGCCGCCAAGCCCAAGCGGTTGCAGGGCGTCTACGTCTCCGACCAGGAGATCGAGCGGCTGGTGAAGTTCTGGACGCAAGAGCGCTTTCGGGAGCTCCAGCGCCAGATGTACGACCACCTGATCGAGGAAGCGCGGCCGGAGGTCGATGAGCTGTTCGGCGCCGACGACCCGCTCTACGAGAGGGCGAAGGACCTGGCGATGGAGCACACGCGGATATCGACGTCCCTGCTGCAACGCCGGCTGCGCATCGGTTATCCGCGGGCGGCGCGGCTGATGGACATGCTGGAGGAGAAGGGGATCGTCGGCGAGGCCGAGGGCGGCAGCTCGCGCAAGGTCCTCGCCCGCGCAGAAGACGACGCCGACGGTTAG